CCAATCACAGCAGCAACCTGGAGCCGCCGGTCATTTATCTGGCGCTTGCCGCCGTGCACCCGAGGCTGAAGATCCTCTACAAGGCGGAACTGCGGCGCGCCATCCCGCTGCTTCGAACCGGGTTCGATGTCGCCGGATTCGTCCCGATTCAGCGCAGCGACGTGGGGCAGAGCGGGCGCGCGATCGAGCGCGCCACGGCGGCGCTCACGTCAGGTGACTCGTTCATGATCTTCCCGGAGGGAACGCGAAGCCGGACGGGGGAGTTGCTGCCCTTCAAGCCGGGCGGGTTCGTGATGGCGATGAAGGGGGGCGCGCCGGTTGTTCCGATCGCCATCACTGGCGCCGCCCGCGCGATGCGAAAGGGGAGTCCCCTGATTCGCCCCGTCACCATTCGAGTGAAGATAGGGCGGCCGGTCGGGACGGACGGCGAGGGACCCGCGGCCCGCCGCGCGCTCATCAGACAGACGCGTGAGTCCATCGAGACGATGCTGAAGACCCTGCGCTAGGACGCGAGGTTCAGCACGCGTCGTCAGGGCCGTGGAGCGCGTTGCCGGTACAGGGCTTCCAGCCTTCGAACGAGTACACTGCCTTCGAACCCGCGCGGGGGATCGACTCTACGACCGGACCCGATGCGAAGGGCTTCGGCCAGCCCATCGACATCGCCCCAGGGCACGAGCAGTTCGCCTCCAGGGTGCCACTCCCGCACGCCGCCGCTGTCCCAGGCGGCTACCGGCGTGCCCAGCGTCAGGGCCTCGATCCCGGCCATGCCGAACGGCTCCTGCCAGCGCGAGGGCATAATGAGTACGGCGGCGCGCCGGTAGGCCGCGGAGAGACGCCCGCGGTCGAGCCAGCCCAGCACGTCGACGCCCTCAGCTTCGATCTCGCGGCGCAACGGGCCGGTGCCTGCCACGACGAACGACAGGCCGGAGCCCGAGCGGCGCCAGGCGTCGATCGCCTCGCGGATGCCTTTGGCTTCGACCACCCGTCCCGCGAAGAGGACGCAGGGTGGACCGTCGGCTGCCGCGTCGGGGTCGAGGCCGTAGGGGAACGGGGGCACGACCGCGATTCGGTCTGCCGGGATCCCCACCTGCATCAACTCGCGCTTCATGTAGGAAGACAGCACGGTCAGCCGCAGGCGCCGCACCGATTCCAGTCGTTGCGCGGTGAGCTCGATGGTGCCCTCGAAGTAGCCGGGGTCGTTGAAGCACCCGGCGCATACGTCACGTCCCATTGCGTCGCCGCAGACCCGGCCGTCCGCCGTCCACTTGCCCCGGCCCGGACAGAAGAAGCGGTGGTCCTGGACCGTCATCACGGCATCCACGCCGACCGCCCACTCCAACACCGCCGGATTGACCACGTTGTGCACGTGCACCATGTCCGGGCGCAATCGGGCCATCAGGGGATCGAGATCCGCGTCGGCGTGCGTCCTGGCATCCACGCGCGGCACGACGGTGACCGGGCAGGACGGGCGAATGGCGCCATCGTCGCGGCCGACCGCCAGGTGCTGCTCGTGGCCGCCCGACAAGGCGTCCAGGAGCCCGAGCAGAGCCCAGTCGGCGCCCCCTCGATCGCTGAGGCGATCCGCGACGTGGAGAATCCGCACGACGGGCTGCTAGCCGCCGACGAAGAAGGTGATGGTCCAGGGCGGGAGGGGTGTGCCGTCGTTGGCGCTGATGCCGTCGAGCAATTCGACCGTCACGCTCTGGAAGCGCTCGAGTTCCTGTTCGAAGCGGACCTCGAGTACGCGGTTCCGTCCGCGATAGCCAATCGTCACGGGAATCTCGGCCCCTTCGGTGGCGGCGCCCTGTCCGTAGCGTGCGCGGACCTTCCCTTCGAACGACTCGGCGTCCATGTCGCGCGAGAACTGCACGCGAACGTTACCGTCCGGCGGCACGTCGATATCGTTCGCCAGGGGTGCGGTGAAGATGACTTCCGGTGGCGGCAGCCGCGTTGCGGCGCTGGCCGTCGTCGTCGTATCGGCGGGCCGGTCCGCGCCCGGCTCCGCCAAGGTCAGCCTGCCGGCGTCGACCAGGACCATGCCGTCCTCGATCCGGACCGATCCGGTCACTTCGAGCCACCGCCCGGTGTCCCGACGCGCCAGGATGTCCAGTTCGAAATCGTCCCCCTTCGGTTCCATGCCGACGACCCAGATAGCGGCGTCGGCGGAGCGCAGCACGAAGTCCCAGCGGCTCTCGTCGGGCGCTTCCGGCATGTCGCCGTAGAGATTGCGTCCGCGGAACCGGCCGATGACCGTCACACCGTCGTTTTCGTAGCGGACCGGGTCGAGCACGATGCTTCGAAGCGTCGTCGCCGTCGCTGCCTCCGCGGGTCGCGACTCGGTGGCGATCAGGATCGGCAATTCCCCTCTCGTTGGCCAGGGCCGTTGGAGCAGTTCGTCCGAGATACGGCGGATCGGCAATCCCGCGAGCCGCTGATCCGTCTCGTCCAGACGTCCGACATCGAAAAACGTGCCGACCACTTCGAGCGGCTCGCGCACGCCGGCCGGCGGTGGCGGCACGTCAAGCGCGAGGATGCGCACGCTGTCGTCCTCGCTTACCAGCCAGGTGAGCACCTGGTCGGCCACCGCTTCGGCGACGAGCACGACTTCCTGGCCGTGGAAGAAGAAAGGATGCTGGTTTATGGCGTCGAGCGTCGCCGCCCGGCGGGAGGTCTGGGCCGCGACGGGCGGCGCTGCCAGAAGCGCGACGATCGCCAGGCCGATCCTCAGACCCTTCATTGCTGCATCGTATACCGTTCCCGCCGCTATGCTCCCGCGTCGCGCCTTGTCAGCCGGCTGCCTCGCGGCTCTCGGTGTCACGCGGGGTTTTCACCCACGGGCTGCTAGCCGGCGTACAGGCGTTCGATGGTGTCCGCCCACCGGTCGCAGACGACGTTCCGCTTCACCTTCATGGTCGGTGTCAACTCGCCCGTCGCAATGGCGAACTCGGCCGGAAGGAGGGCGAAGCGCTTCACCTGTTCGTGTGGCGCCAACTCCGCGTTGGCATCTTCCACGATAGCGTCGAACAGCCGCACCACGTCCGGCCGTTCCACGAGCGCCTCGCGTGACGCGTCGTCCCCCGGCGTCCGAGCGGCGAGAGCGGGAAAGTCGGGAATCAGCAGCGCGGTGCAGTACGGCCGGCGGTCGCCAATCAACACTGCCTCCGCGACGAGCGGCGAACGCTTCAGGGTTGCCTCGATCGGCGCGGGCGAGATGTTCTTGCCTCCCGCGGTGACTATCAACTCCTTCTTGCGGCCGGTGATGGTGAGGTACCCGTCACCGTCCAGGCTGCCGAGGTCGCCCGTGTGGAACCAGCCCTCGCGTATAACTTCGTCCGTCGCCTCCTGCTTGTGGTAATAGCCCTGCATCACGTTCGGGCCCCGCACCAGGATTTCGCCGTCCTCGGCAATCCGAATCTCCACGTTGGGGATGGCGGGACCGACCGTGCCGAGCTTGGGTTTCTCGAGCGGGTTGACGCTGACCGTAGGCGACGTCTCGGTCAGCCCGTAGCCCTCGAGCACCGGGGCGCCGATGGCGAAGAGGAACTCCGCCACCGGCACCGTCAGGGGCGCGGCGCCGGACACCAGGATCCGGATCCGGCCGCCGAGTCGCGCCCGGATCTTCGACAGGACCAACCGATCGGCGAGCGGGTACTGGAGCGCGGCGCCAAGCGGGACCGACTGCCCGGCCAGTTGCGCGCGGGCTCGCGCCGTGCCGACGCCGACCGCCCAGTGGAACAGCTTCTTCCGGATCGCGGGCGCGCTCTCGACCGCTTCGAAGATCCGCGCGTGCAGCTTCTCGTAGACCCGCGGCACGCCGGTCATCACAGTCGGCCGGACCAACTGCATGTTCGGAGCGATGGTGTCGAGCGACTCGGCAAACGTAACCGTCACTCCCCTCCAGAGGTTGAGGTAGTTGACGAGCCGTTCGAACGCGTGGCTCAGCGGGAGAAAGGAGAGGGTAATGTCCTCTTCGTTCAGGACGACGACGCCAGCCGAATCAACCATGTTGCTCGCGACGTTCCGATGCGTGAGCATGACCCCCTTCGGTTCGCCGGTGGTTCCTGACGTGTAGATGATGGTTGCCAACTGATCCGGCTCGATGGCGAGCGCCGTTTCCTTGTAGCGGAGTCCGACGCCGTCGCCGGTTATCAGGTACTGGTGGCCCCGCACCGCCAGTTCCTCCAGGCTCAGTGTCACCCGCCCGGTCCCGCCGTCGCCGCTTGTCTCTCCGGCTGGCGGGTCCATTACGACGAGCGTGCGCAGACTGGGAAGATCGTCCCAAACGGCGCGTACCTTCGCCGCCTGTTCTTCGTTCGCCGCCACGATGACCGACGCGTTCGAATCGGCCAGGATGTAGCGGACCTGGGAAGGGGGCAGGGTCGGATAGATCGGTACGGTGACGCCTCCCGCCGTCAGGATGGCGAGGTCGGCGATCATCCACTCGGGCCGGCTGTCGGACAGGATCGCGACCCGGTCGCCGGCCTCTACCCCGAGCGTGCTCAGGCCGAGGCTCTGATCCCGTACCTGGTCGAAGAACTCCTGCGTCGAGAACATTCTTGTCGAGTCGCCCCGGCACTGGCCGATCAGGGCATCCTTCGGATGGCGTCCGTGAACATAGAAGGGCAACTCGGCAATCGTGCGGATTGCATCATCCATGGTTCTTACTCCCCGCGCCGCTAGGGCGCCTCAAAGTCCCCGGAGCGTCCCCCGCTTTTCCTGACGAGGCGGACGTTGCCGATCACCATCCGCTTGTCGACCGCCTTCAACATGTCGTAAAGGGTGAGCGCGGCGGCCGAGACGGCGGTCAGCGCCTCCATCTCGACGCCGGTCTGCGCCGTCGTCCGGACGGTCGCCTCGATTCCGTAGCCGTCCGATTCCTCGATCAGCGCCACTTTCACCTGCGCGAGCGGCAACGGGTGGCAGAGCGGGATAAGGTCCGCCGTCTTCTTCGCGGCCATAATCCCCGCGAGGCGCGCCGCATTGAGCGGGTCTCCCTTGGCGACCCTTCCTTCGCGAATCGCCGCGAGCGCATCCGGGCCGATCGCGACATGCCCGCGGGCCACCGCGACGCGGTCAGTCACCGGTTTGTCGCCCACGTCGACCATCTGGACGCGTCCCCGCTCGTCGACGTGACTGAGCCCCGGCGTCCGCCCCCGTCCAGCCGGATCAGCCATCACCCGACCGCCTCCGCGGGGGACGGCTCGTCGAGGCCCGCCAGGAAGAAGGACAGGCTCTCGAGCGAGACCGTCAGGTCGACGCTCTTGAGCTTCACGGTCTCCGGCACGCGCAGCGCGCCGGGGGAGAAATTCAGCACCGCGCGGATTCCCGCTTCCACCACCGTATTCACCACCTGTTGGGCGGAGACCGCGGGAACCGCAATCACCGCGATGGTGATGGCTTCGTGCTTCGCCACCGCGGCGAGGTCTCGGATGTCATGGATTGGGACACCGCTTCGCGACGTGCGGCCCACCTTTTCCCGCAGGGTGTCGAATAGCGCGACAATCCGGAATCCCTCGCGCCGGAAGCCGGGATAGTCAGCCAGCGCAAGGCCCAGGTTTCCCGCTCCCATGATCGCCACCGCCAGTTTTCGATCAAGGCCGAGGATCGTGTGCAACTGCTGCCGCACATCCTTGACGATATAGCCGACCCCCCGGACCCCCAGATCGCCGAAATGGGCCAGGTCCTTGCGGATCAGCGCCGCGTTGAATCCGAATTGCTCGGCCAGTCCCTTCGACGACACCGTCTTGACGCCCTGGGCGTCCAACTCGTTCAGGAATCGCAGATAGAGTGACAGCCGATTGGTCGTCAACTCCGAGATGTCTTCGCGCATGGGGCGGCAGGATTCACCACGAGTTCCTCGGCTCAGAAGAGCGTCATATCGTCCAAGGGCCACCAGCGAAGCTGGACCTTGCCGATGATGTAGTCCTTCGGCACCTGGCCCCAGTGCCGGCTGTCGGAGCTGTTGTTCCGGTGGTCGCCCATGACGTAGTAGAACGCCTCCTGGACCACCTCCGGCCCACGATCCTCGTGGCTTCGGAACGATGGCGGGATTTCGGCGTCCGGCTGGAGCACTTCGTTGACGTACACCTGACCGCCATCGATTCGGACCGTATCGCCAGGTCCCGCGACGATGCGCTTGACGAAGTTCTTCTCCGGCTCGTGCCGGTACTTGAGCATGACGAT
Above is a window of Acidobacteriota bacterium DNA encoding:
- a CDS encoding glycosyltransferase family 4 protein, which gives rise to MRILHVADRLSDRGGADWALLGLLDALSGGHEQHLAVGRDDGAIRPSCPVTVVPRVDARTHADADLDPLMARLRPDMVHVHNVVNPAVLEWAVGVDAVMTVQDHRFFCPGRGKWTADGRVCGDAMGRDVCAGCFNDPGYFEGTIELTAQRLESVRRLRLTVLSSYMKRELMQVGIPADRIAVVPPFPYGLDPDAAADGPPCVLFAGRVVEAKGIREAIDAWRRSGSGLSFVVAGTGPLRREIEAEGVDVLGWLDRGRLSAAYRRAAVLIMPSRWQEPFGMAGIEALTLGTPVAAWDSGGVREWHPGGELLVPWGDVDGLAEALRIGSGRRVDPPRGFEGSVLVRRLEALYRQRAPRP
- a CDS encoding long-chain fatty acid--CoA ligase, with the translated sequence MDDAIRTIAELPFYVHGRHPKDALIGQCRGDSTRMFSTQEFFDQVRDQSLGLSTLGVEAGDRVAILSDSRPEWMIADLAILTAGGVTVPIYPTLPPSQVRYILADSNASVIVAANEEQAAKVRAVWDDLPSLRTLVVMDPPAGETSGDGGTGRVTLSLEELAVRGHQYLITGDGVGLRYKETALAIEPDQLATIIYTSGTTGEPKGVMLTHRNVASNMVDSAGVVVLNEEDITLSFLPLSHAFERLVNYLNLWRGVTVTFAESLDTIAPNMQLVRPTVMTGVPRVYEKLHARIFEAVESAPAIRKKLFHWAVGVGTARARAQLAGQSVPLGAALQYPLADRLVLSKIRARLGGRIRILVSGAAPLTVPVAEFLFAIGAPVLEGYGLTETSPTVSVNPLEKPKLGTVGPAIPNVEIRIAEDGEILVRGPNVMQGYYHKQEATDEVIREGWFHTGDLGSLDGDGYLTITGRKKELIVTAGGKNISPAPIEATLKRSPLVAEAVLIGDRRPYCTALLIPDFPALAARTPGDDASREALVERPDVVRLFDAIVEDANAELAPHEQVKRFALLPAEFAIATGELTPTMKVKRNVVCDRWADTIERLYAG
- the moaC gene encoding cyclic pyranopterin monophosphate synthase MoaC, with product MADPAGRGRTPGLSHVDERGRVQMVDVGDKPVTDRVAVARGHVAIGPDALAAIREGRVAKGDPLNAARLAGIMAAKKTADLIPLCHPLPLAQVKVALIEESDGYGIEATVRTTAQTGVEMEALTAVSAAALTLYDMLKAVDKRMVIGNVRLVRKSGGRSGDFEAP
- a CDS encoding redox-sensing transcriptional repressor Rex, with protein sequence MREDISELTTNRLSLYLRFLNELDAQGVKTVSSKGLAEQFGFNAALIRKDLAHFGDLGVRGVGYIVKDVRQQLHTILGLDRKLAVAIMGAGNLGLALADYPGFRREGFRIVALFDTLREKVGRTSRSGVPIHDIRDLAAVAKHEAITIAVIAVPAVSAQQVVNTVVEAGIRAVLNFSPGALRVPETVKLKSVDLTVSLESLSFFLAGLDEPSPAEAVG